The DNA region GTTGGCCCAGGCAAACCAGGAGCGCGTGAAGTCCTTCGGATTGTCCTGCTGAAACGATTCGTGCATGAAGTAGGTGCCGCCGGTGGTGTTTCGCAGAGCATAGAGGCACTGCCGGATCTCTGCGTCATTGTTCGAGGTGAAGGCACGGGTCATAATGGACATCGGCCAGATGTAGCCGAGGCCGATGTGGGGGCCGCCTACGCCTTCTGCCGCCTTGCCCTGGAAGAAATAAGGGTTGTCTTTGCTGAGGACGAAGCCGCGAGTGCGCTGGTAGAGCGGATCGGAGATAGAACAGGCGCCGAGGAAGGGCAGACTCAGGAGGCCGGGTGCATTGGCGTCGTCCATGCAGACGTGGTTGCCGTAGCCATCGATCTCGTAGGCGTAGATTTTGCCGTGGGTTGGATGGTCGACGATGCCGTGGCGGGCGACCGCGTCTGCTACTTCGGTGGCGAGCGCCTTGCAGTCGGAGGCGAGTGTGGGATCGGAGGACGCTGTGGCGAGCTCTGCCAACTTATGCAGCGAGGCCACAGCGAAAAGATTTGCCGGAATAAAGAAGGGATAGATGCAGGCGTCGTCCGAAGGACGGAACATGGAGCAGATGAGGCCGTTGGGACGGACCGGGTTCCCGTATCCGGAGAGCATGAGGGTGTCGGTGGGCGATTCGGCTGCCCGCTGGAAGTGATAGGGTCCTTGATTTGTTTTGCGCTGCTGTTCGCGGAAAGTACGAACGATGGTGCGAGCGGATTGTTTCCAGGTTTCATCAAAGGGCGCGGAATTTCCGGTTGCACGCCAGTAGGAGTGCGCGAGCTGGATGGGATAGCAGAGGGAGTCGATCTCCCATTTGCGCTCGCCGACGCCGGGGTGCATGTCCGTCTTGTCCTGTAGGGACCACGAGAGCGGCGGGCTGGAGGTTGTGCGCACAAATGCGTTGGCATAGGGATCGATGAGGATCAGATGCGCCTGTCGGCGGATAACGCCTTCGAGCAGGCGGGACAGGGCTGGATCTTCTTTTGCGAAGGGAAGGTAGGGCATCACCTGTGCGGAGGAATC from Edaphobacter paludis includes:
- a CDS encoding glycoside hydrolase family 125 protein: MLHGSGMLVAAAATSSPLFAAPAASFNNHRPAPSKRHFVSQAIEAAIVRTKKQIADPQLAAIFENCFPNTLDTTVFPSTIHGKPDTFVVTGDIDAMWLRDSSAQVMPYLPFAKEDPALSRLLEGVIRRQAHLILIDPYANAFVRTTSSPPLSWSLQDKTDMHPGVGERKWEIDSLCYPIQLAHSYWRATGNSAPFDETWKQSARTIVRTFREQQRKTNQGPYHFQRAAESPTDTLMLSGYGNPVRPNGLICSMFRPSDDACIYPFFIPANLFAVASLHKLAELATASSDPTLASDCKALATEVADAVARHGIVDHPTHGKIYAYEIDGYGNHVCMDDANAPGLLSLPFLGACSISDPLYQRTRGFVLSKDNPYFFQGKAAEGVGGPHIGLGYIWPMSIMTRAFTSNNDAEIRQCLYALRNTTGGTYFMHESFQQDNPKDFTRSWFAWANTLFGELILKLATSNSPLLREDFSLKA